Below is a genomic region from Eupeodes corollae chromosome 1, idEupCoro1.1, whole genome shotgun sequence.
TTATAAGtaagtttctaagaaaaattacGAGGTAAATGCTTATCTGCTAATTTTTTCCCAAGGGGCAACTATgagcaatttgaaaaaactaaaaacgaaaAGTTGAAggcacagagaagggagtacgAAGCTCAAATGGCACACAGGTCCCATGTTCAAGAGTTTATTGACAGATTCCGTTACAACGCCAACAGAGCTTCTTCGGTACAATCCAAAATTAAAATGCTTGAAAAACTGTAAGTCTTCAAGACTCTGATTTATGCAAAAGCTATGTATTTATATTCACTTTTTACTCATAGACCTGAGTTGAAACCCGTCGAAAAAGAGGTAGAAGTTAAGCTGAAATTCCCAGAAGTTGATCCACTTAATCCGCCCGTCTTGGCTATGTCCGATATCCAATTTCGTTACAATGAAAACGATGCTCTTCCAGTTTTTTCAAACGTTAATCTGTCTGCAAACTCCGATTCCCGAATTTGTattgtaagtttttaaaaattcctcgTCTCGAATTCAATCCACTGACATATTTTGCACATTTTTAAGGTGGGCGAAAACGGTGCTGGTAAATCAACGCTCTTGAAGATAATTGTCGGTCAGTTGAGTACGATCCATGGAAACATTGTTATGCATAGGGGTCTGAGAATAGGCTACTTCGCTCAACATCACGTCGATCACTTGAATATGAATGTTACATGCGTTGGTGTGTTGGAAGAACTTTTCCCAGGAAAACCAGATGAAGAATATCGAAGACAACTCGGTAGTTTTGGAATTTCCGGTACCTTGGCCCTGCAGAGCATAGCAAGTTTGTCTGGAGGTCAAAAATCTAGAGTTGCTCTCGCAAAAATGTGCATGGGTAAGTTGATAGTTTAAAAGATGGTCATTTTACACAAACCAGTAAATTcctaattattaaattatagcTCAACCAAACTTCCTGGTCCTTGATGAACCTACAAATCATTTGGACATTGAGACAATTGATGCCCTTGGAAAAGCTATTAATACATTTGCGGTGCGTtgtcatttttctatttttttaaaaaatgcaattcaTCAAGAGTTTCTTTTTTAGGGTGGAGTTATTTTAGTTTCCCACGACGAAAGATTAATTAAAGTTGTTTGCAAAGAGCTTTGGGTATGCGGCAATCGAACTGTCCGAGCCATTGAAGGAGGTCTAGACGAATACAAACGTGAGGTGTACAAGGAGATTGAGGAGAACAGCtaaagctttaatttaatttcacaaaataTCATGATATTATACAAAAACGCCCTCAGACACTTACAAGTTATAAGAAATCAGGTCTGTTAAAAACCTAAATTCTTAACGAACAACATGgtgacaaaaaacaaataacaaaaatataccttTATATCCCAAaggaaaaattgtttattttcttattaagccatataataatttttttatacatttaaaacCAACATTGAATTCCAGTTTATTTAAGGGTATATTTAAGCTTTAGTTATTCCAATTACACCACATCCAATTCGTGCACCAGCATTGCCAGTTGACTTGCTCAATTCGTGTCCTCCTTTTCCCAAATCATCGGGATCAGCGTGGACGACAACAGTCCTTCCAATAATACTGTTCGCTCCGAATAAAGTAATCAACTTGTCTGTGATTTCAACCTGCAAAGATATAATTTGTTAAGtatgtaaatacaaataaaaaggtcGTGAGATAACAACCTTTGTTGGGCCACTTCCTGAGGCTACAATATTTCCCAAATCGCCAAGATGTCTGTTGGCATCAACAGGTGCTCCATGTTCCTTTCCGTGAGGATTGAAATGTGGGCCAGCTGAAGTGCAACCATTTGTATTGTCTCCAAATTCATGAACGTGGAAGCCGTGCTCTCCCTTGGAAAGACCTGTTACTTCTCCAGTCACAGTAACGGGTGCATTTTCGTTCtgtatacataaaaaaaaaattccatcataaataaaactaattatatataaaatataagtaaaatatCTACAATAAGGTTTACGAGCAAACCCTTGAGCACTTATCAAATATGTAAATCTACTTCATATTTGTGTGGTCTTGTTTCGTAATTCATAATACGGGCCTGATTATTAATATGAATGTGTTACGATACGTAAAAAGCTCAACTTAATGAAGCTGATGCAACAATAATACTCaaatgttgttatttatttggatataatttattttgttgaaagcaattttgtttctaaattttaaatagcTATCAAGTTGATATGTCattattttcgaataaaaaaggtttattatATTAAGAACAGTATTATAGTACAATGGACAGCGTGGTAGATCATACTTTCGCTGGATGGATGACAAGCAAGCTTAACGCTTTGGGGTGCGGAGAGACATGTTGAAGAAGACAAATTAATATCACGTCACAACATTTCAATTTGGGTTGTGAAAGGCTaggaaaagttgaaaaaacgctttttgatctttttgaactttaaatgaaaatagaaaCCTCTATTGCATTCTTCTACTCAACATTTGGTATTTTTGTCCACTTCACAAAAGCTTATCTATGTGCTTTGTGCAtatttttactcaatttttgtattaaattatgaTATAATGAATTTTAATCTTAAAGATAGCATACGAAAACAATAacacaacattttatttatcgTAGCTTAAAAATGCAACATTGAATTGTCAATATTTAGGCCGATTATTTCCAGGTAATGTTGAACATAACTTGggaatttgtattcaaaatattatacaattatttgtaattcttcaattatttgcaacttaattatataaaagtgaaaaaacttatgtgcctctgatgtgctgggtttcaagcagccaccaacaaggaaccccagGATTGATAAGGAatttcggcaggcaaatgccgccaaacaacaggcacaaagcggcgctgcatcaAAGGCCGAGAGCTGTTCatgaggcgagaggaacaccgacttctcagtaAGAAAAacagagggcatgagaagcgtgcggtcgaagaaaaaaggagaccctctaaactgcaccaactatagaggaatcagtctaccaggaaagtccacagtcgattaaatattcacattactgcagatcctggaaaaaacccaccatcttttcatcgatttcaaggccgcatatgacagcatctacagggacgagctgtatagagccatgtctagttttggccaaactcgtccgtttgtgcaggatgaccatggagaattcacgctgctccataaaggttggaaacaactaacatatcctttcgatgtcaaaaaaggttttagacaaggtgatgcgctgtcatgcgatttttttaacatcgtgctttaaagaatagtgcagagctcacacgtcaactctagaggcactatctttcaaaagtctgtccaattactagcatatgctgatgacattgacataatcggaagaactcagcgtgatgtcaatgaggcttttgtgGGTATttaggcagaggcggcaaaaatgggtttaacggttaataagggcaaaacaaagtacatcctgtcgtcaagaaaggacatacaataccgactgcttggtcaaaacgtcaccatcgacagacgtaactttgaggtagtcaaggacctcgcctacctaggctccgcagtaaacgcagaaaacaacaccagcgctgagatcaaacgcagaataacgcTTGAGCGGTCCTCTCTGGAGGgatcaaagtgttgctatataagacccttattatccccgtcctgctatacggtgcagaagcatggactaagAGGGTAAGTcctgtccagaagtcggagacaattctgttccggactccgttggctagggccacgagggatacgtccAAGaactggcgcaagatggtcatcgttgatcttcatgggcagccattagcgagcaaaagtctagtgaagtacctcggtatctggttagatcagtatttatatttcgacagacatataaatgctgctctgaccagggccagaggagccttcgctctaacgaaacggctgttttttagcagtcggcttgaccccagattgaaggtaatttgctacatggccctcatacggccaatgatcgtttatggctgtcctgtgtggttcagcgttgccccttcccagatggagaagtttcgggtgttcgagcgcactgtttacgacgctgtaccggcttatatcgaacagccgagtcttcttatgtgcattactattccaacgaggtcctatacaacggggctcgaatcaacagaattgacaatttgcaagagctatgtcttcgaccaacaatttaattttcggggcgttctatccgaacgacgagtattttgaaagtgcacgcttgagcggctttattccaccagaggcatgcggtctgatacaggatagattggcagttccgttaatctaccacgtcagacgaagaaccgtggataggccactcctgtacaatcgggacgtcatggcacaaggtggagcagagatccttcggttcagtagggctgtgtccgaacgggaccgaactgatagggtgaagcaggagaatcagttttggtggcttcaatcggcacttgatagtgggttgtcgggatggggtttaagccttggccggcttacatacttgttttatagttttagggtttagttttaagtagaataggcatggtggcagaaaaaaatacaaaaaaaatttaaaaaaaaaaacaaaaaaaaaatgaagaaaaatcaaaaaaaaaaaacatggaatataaaaaaacaaacaaaattaaaaaaaaaaaaaaacatcaaaaaaagacagtaaaatataaaaacaaaaaacgttggatttgctgctgtggttgttctagttttaagtagtttataggtagaataggtagtttaagttagttttaagttttacactagggaccttattttaagtagtttttaagcaaaaataaaaaggatattgatattagttttttttttaaattttctaattaatacaataataaataaaattgaattgaagttaaaatagatcttagggccgaaaggcattagttttaagtgttatagtttaacttagagtgtccgtatgggaccattaagttagttgtaagttatggatagttaggctagttttatgaatttttgtctagctttaagataggtttaagaatgaattaataaaaatgaatttaaaaaaaaaaaagagggtaagtccaacgactaagatggctgggtcacgtagagcgcatggaaaccaatgctccggcccggaaagtcttcgaatccatacccctttgatgcatacgggaccgtagatcacccGAAGaactttcatccgcttttgacattgtccatgcttctgcactgtatagcaggacgggatgataagggtcttatatagctagggaccgagctagatggagaagtatgttgggtgaggccttagttcacacaggactgtagagccaccttaaTTAAGGAATGATTAGTTTTTCCAATAATAATTACATACAAATGTAATTCGATACTATTTTTGTCAATTACATTTAACGCAATAATATAAATTACTTTTCAGGAATACTAAGTTCTTGTGTGtgatttgaattaataaataaattagaaatgAATTACCTTGACTGCAatttaaaagtgctttcccTCAAGAACtaactacatttttaataacatttacaagtaattgaaattaatatttttttgaatgatatttACGTGTATTTGTAATGTAAAAATGACAATTACTAATTACTTGCAATTGATATGAGAGTTGAAAATAGTTACGAAATGTATATTACTGTTAAGGGGtttttaatacccttaacatgtttacggttaaacacagtgcgaaTGTTAGAAAAATAGGGGAGGATTTAAGGGGTGcgcattggtcttaaaattttgaatattagaaTGGGAGTGAAAAACACGAGTTCAGAAATTGAGCTAAAGGGTAagactgatgagcattcctggaagtgcgagtattgcgactgaattttttgaggggggaatgcaactggctaatttgacagaatattgtttgtagaaatatctgtaaaaccacgaaaggcatgaaacttTGT
It encodes:
- the LOC129942916 gene encoding superoxide dismutase [Cu-Zn], which encodes MPAKAVCVINGDAKGTIFFEQENENAPVTVTGEVTGLSKGEHGFHVHEFGDNTNGCTSAGPHFNPHGKEHGAPVDANRHLGDLGNIVASGSGPTKVEITDKLITLFGANSIIGRTVVVHADPDDLGKGGHELSKSTGNAGARIGCGVIGITKA